The Apium graveolens cultivar Ventura chromosome 6, ASM990537v1, whole genome shotgun sequence genome contains a region encoding:
- the LOC141666057 gene encoding rust resistance kinase Lr10-like: MRLAHIKAFHARENLFMPDAGNVEYSATCCAPLDLSVSVGPAQSSNNEIHIKVPWSLIIPDHGSIEPIAGIIPGAILTVLIIVVLLYYMQILHFDIKPHNILLDQDFNPKISDFGLAKLCSKDQSIVSMTMARGTIGYIAPEVFSRNFGKVSSKSDVYSFGMLLLEIVGANNNTVENTSETYFPEWIFHRLEEGGEVAIDIEKVEDLNIAKKLTIVGLWCIGWHPVDRPSMKHVIHMLERQESPAVPPNPFISANVRSFANDLEVISESE; the protein is encoded by the exons atgagattagcacatataaaagcgTTCCATGCACGGGAAAACCTGTTCATGCCTGATGCCGGGAACGTAGAATACTCGGCTACGTGCTGTGCCCCTCTTGATCTTTCAGTGAGTGTCGGGCCGGCACAGAGTAGCAACAATGAGATCCATATCAAAGTCCCctggagtcttatcattccag ATCATGGTTCAATTGAACCCATCGCAGGTATCATTCCAGGTGCAATTCTTACTGTGCTTATAATCGTAGTTTTACTCTACTATATG CAAATCCtccattttgatataaaacctcataatatcttgctggatcaagatTTCAATCCCAAAATTTCTGATTTTGGTTTGGCCAAGTTGTGTTCCAAGGACCAGAGCATCGTGTCTATGACTATGGCTAGGGGAACAATTGGATATATTGCACCAGAAGTATTTTCTAGGAATTTCGGGAAGGTGTCATCCAAATCAGATGTTTATAGCTTTGGAATGTTACTGCTTGAAATAGTGGGAGCAAATAACAACACAGTGGAAAACACTAGCGAAACGTACTTTCCAGAATGGATTTTTCATCGCTTGGAGGAAGGTGGAGAAGTAGCAATCGATATAGAGAAAGTAGAAGATCTAAACATAGCAAAAAAGCTGACAATTGTGGGACTATGGTGCATAGGGTGGCATCCAGTGGACAGACCATCAATGAAGCATGTCATCCATATGTTGGAAAGACAAGAAAGTCCTGCAGTGCCACCTAATCCTTTCATTTCAGCAAATGTAAGGTCATTTGCCAATGATCTAGAAGTCATTTCTGAATCAGAGTGA
- the LOC141666058 gene encoding rust resistance kinase Lr10-like has translation MQILHFDIKPHNILLDKNFNPIISDFGLAKLYATDDSIVTLTAARGTMGYMAPEIFYKNIGGISYKADVYSFGMLLMEMAGRRKNLNPFVDHISQIYFPSWVHDQFNEGKELEMEDVTEEERKMVKKMILVALWCIQMKPSERPSMNKVIEMLEGDIEELVMPPKPFLYPQDTAETNN, from the coding sequence ATGCAAATTTTGCATTTTGACATCAAGCCTCACAATATACTTCTTGATAAGAATTTCAATCCAATCATTTCTGATTTCGGACTTGCAAAATTATATGCCACCGATGATAGCATTGTAACGCTCACTGCAGCAAGAGGAACAATGGGCTACATGGCTCCGGAGATATTCTACAAAAATATTGGTGGAATTTCATACAAAGCAGATGTTTATAGTTTTGGAATGTTGCTGATGGAAATGGCTGGAAGAAGGAAAAACTTGAATCCTTTTGTGGATCATATTAGTCAAATTTATTTTCCATCATGGGTACACGACCAATTCAATGAAGGAAAAGAGCTTGAGATGGAAGACGTTACTGAGGAAGAAAGGAAGATGGTGAAGAAGATGATACTAGTGGCGTTATGGTGTATACAAATGAAGCCAAGTGAGCGTCCTTCAATGAACAAAGTTATTGAAATGCTAGAAGGAGATATTGAAGAATTGGTAATGCCACCTAAGCCTTTTCTTTACCCACAAGATACAGCAGAGACAAACAACTGA
- the LOC141666059 gene encoding pectinesterase-like — protein sequence MVIFLTFLVTIFIVFPHAHSSLNSSGDLNWWCNQTPNPNPCNYHMSHIPELASATNISRQQFLNMAEQTALNAVISELRYIKSLEPRVINVGERAAWSDCLLFYNFTINSLRDTLDVTANRTAADIQIWLTAASTSILTCQDGFSDVNVTTNIYPLVISNNVTQLIKNCLSLNMVFFNQEKEHMQKGVRKSFPENNSLFEKADCVVAQDGSGQYKTITEALEASKNRKDVSQRYVIQVKQGTYAEYPVVTADMKNIVLVGDDIDNTILTGNQRIGDKRTLKDTATFQVYGDGFIAKDITFENTAGVNAGQAVALYSQADRSAFYLCGFRGFQDTLLAAMNRQFYRECKIYGTVDYIFGNAAAVFQKSTIFASKPHGGLVVTAQARTDPEHASGTVIQNCSIVAGPDLSSGAGVAYLGRPWRDYSTVIVMQSFLDSIVHPEGWLEWPGASSSRDSTVFYAEFDNNGPGSATDGRVEWPGYHIITDSSDVEQYSVANFIDGESWLPDTGVPFDSGI from the exons ATGGTCATTTTCTTGACATTCTTGGTGACAATTTTCATTGTATTTCCTCATGCCCATTCAAGCCTCAACAGCAGTGGTGACTTAAACTGGTGGTGCAACCAAACACCAAATCCTAACCCATGCAACTATCACATGAGCCACATTCCGGAACTGGCCAGTGCTACAAACATTTCAAGACAGCAGTTCTTGAATATGGCAGAACAAACAGCCTTGAACGCGGTCATATCTGAATTAAGATATATAAAATCACTCGAGCCAAGAGTTATTAATGTTGGTGAAAGAGCTGCGTGGTCTGATTGTTTACTCTTTTATAATTTCACAATCAACTCACTGCGAGATACTCTTGATGTAACCGCAAACAGGACAGCTGCTGACATCCAAATATGGCTCACTGCTGCATCAACAAGCATCCTTACATGTCAAGACGGCTTTTCTGATGTAAATGTGACCACCAACATATATCCACTTGTAATCTCCAACAATGTCACACAGCTGATAAAAAACTGTTTATCATTGAATATGGTGTTCTTTAATCAAGAAAAAGAACATATGCAGAAGGGGGTTCGTAAATCCTTTCCAGAAAACAATAGTCTTTTCGAGAAAGCAGACTGTGTGGTGGCTCAAGATGGCTCTGGACAATACAAAACAATTACAGAAGCTCTAGAAGCATCAAAAAATCGAAAAGATGTCAGTCAAAGATATGTCATCCAAGTGAAGCAGGGGACTTACGCAGAATATCCTGTTGTTACGGCTGATATGAAGAATATTGTGCTAGTTGGTGATGATATAGATAACACCATTCTTACTGGGAACCAAAGAATTGGTGACAAACGTACCCTGAAAGATACTGCAACTTTTC AGGTCTACGGGGATGGATTTATAGCGAAAGACATTACATTTGAGAACACTGCCGGTGTTAATGCTGGACAAGCTGTAGCCTTGTATTCACAAGCTGATCGGTCCGCTTTTTACCTTTGTGGTTTCAGAGGTTTCCAAGATACTCTCTTGGCAGCCATGAATCGACAATTTTACAGAGAATGTAAAATATACGGAACTGTGGACTACATATTTGGAAATGCTGCTGCCGTTTTTCAAAAGAGCACCATATTTGCAAGTAAGCCACATGGAGGACTAGTAGTCACAGCTCAAGCTCGGACTGACCCAGAGCATGCCTCAGGGACTGTGATTCAGAACTGCTCAATTGTTGCTGGACCCGATCTTTCATCAGGGGCGGGTGTAGCATACTTAGGACGTCCTTGGAGAGATTATTCAACTGTTATCGTGATGCAGAGCTTTCTTGACAGCATTGTACATCCTGAGGGGTGGTTGGAATGGCCAGGAGCAAGTTCGAGTAGAGATTCAACTGTATTCTATGCAGAGTTTGACAACAATGGACCAGGCTCAGCAACTGACGGGAGAGTTGAATGGCCCGGTTACCATATTATAACAGACTCATCTGATGTTGAGCAATATAGTGTTGCAAACTTCATCGATGGTGAATCCTGGCTACCAGACACCGGTGTGCCATTTGATTCCGGTATTTAG
- the LOC141666060 gene encoding uncharacterized protein LOC141666060, protein MKRSSSRVSFSLSPLSTRTKLQKSSVRKKVSFKHLAEAIERNPCAICLNRIDHEKAAVITQCMHAYCVDCIHKWSNINRKCPLCKLKFDSWSTCDFSKHGVKELVNLKSEDVRRRTFSGSDVNILIHRLPPLDVVINEYSNTTPYDPVNLTWSYGVNLARSYGVNSVRRRNQEQPRRARWFGDARTVAPEIIKERIKRWRKSIYDEQLQAVPLETPLEITDDIEDWLFRELQAVTGIPDPTLIVYMIIPIYENFEDKKRMGIPVEEEEYLGPLRGFLFEHARLFWHELTCFAQSGYSMMAYDITVVYIPMGKINVSYMVVRHLFFLVVIVLEH, encoded by the exons ATGAAACGCAGCAGTTCACGCGTTTCTTTCTCTTTATCACCCCTGTCTACACGCacaaaattacagaagagttcAGTACGCAAAAAGGTTTCATTCAAGCATCTTGCAGAGGCGATTGAAAGAAATCCATGTGCAATCTGCTTAAATCGCATTGACCATGAAAAAGCAGCCGTAATTACACAGTGCATGCATGCTTATTGTGTCGACTGCATACATAAGTGGAGCAATATAAATCGAAAGTGCCCCCTCTGTAAATTAAAATTTGACTCATGGTCTACTTGTGATTTCAGTAAACACGGTGTTAAGGAACTCGTCAATCTAAAATCTGAAGATGTTAGACGAAGAACCTTTTCAGGATCTGACGTTAATATTCTAATACACAGATTGCCGCCTCTAGATGTAGTAATTAATGAATATAGCAACACTACTCCATATGATCCTGTTAATTTAACCTGGTCCTATGGTGTTAATTTAGCAAGATCATATGGTGTGAATTCTGTAAGGAGAAGAAACCAAGAGCAACCGCGTAGAGCTAGATGGTTTGGAGATGCAAGAACTGTGGCTCCTGAGATAATAAAAGAAAGGATTAAACGATGGCGTAAAAGCATATATGATGAGCAGTTGCAAGCAGTGCCTCTTGAGACCCCATTGGAAATAACGGATGATATAGAGGATTGGTTATTTCGGGAACTGCAAGCTGTTACCGGGATTCCAGATCCTACTTTGATTGTGTATATGATTATCCCCATCTACGAGAATTTTGAAGATAAAAAGCGGATGGGTATCCCGGTGGAAGAGGAGGAATATTTGGGACCTTTGAGGGGTTTTTTGTTTGAGCATGCAAGGTTGTTCTGGCATGAACTTACATGTTTTGCGCAAAGCGGCTACTCCATGATGGCATATGACATCACAGTTGTATATATACCAATGG GGAAGATCAATGTATCTTATATGGTTGTCAGGCACTTGTTTTTTCTGGTTGTGATAGTTTTGGAACATTAA
- the LOC141666061 gene encoding zinc finger BED domain-containing protein RICESLEEPER 2-like, translating to MDFQKHLEAEETKENKSEIDIYLSNGVERGATDDFDVLLWWKTNSIKFPILSFIAKYVLAMSIMTVGSESAFSTGGRVIDPFSSSLTPKTAEALICAQDWLRSKPADIETPLGVIEEIRQKLEEVELDEFSKGPKYLHQVIIEE from the exons ATGGACTTTCAAAAACACCTGGAAGCTGAAGAAACTAAAGAAAACAAATCAGAGATAGATATTTATCTATCTAATGGTGTTGAAAGAGGCGCAACTGATGACTTTGATGTTTTGCTTTGGTGGAAAACAAATTCCATAAAATTTCCGATTCTCTCTTTTATAGCAAAGTATGTCTTAGCAATGTCAATCATGACAGTTGGTTCTGAATCTGCATTCAGTACAGGTGGCAGAGTAATTGATCCATTCAGCAGTTCATTGACCCCGAAAACTGCTGAAGCTTTAATATGTGCCCAGGATTGGTTAAGGTCTAAACCAGCTGACATCGAGACTCCGCTTGGTGTTATTGAGGAGATTAGACAAAAGCTTGAAGAAGTTGAATTGG ATGAATTCTCAAAAGGTCCCAAGTATTTGCATCAAGTTATTATTGAAGAATGA